The following nucleotide sequence is from Allocatelliglobosispora scoriae.
CCCGACGGAAGCTGACCCGGCTGGACAGCTGCTCGGCGACGCCCTGCGCCACGAGCTGCGAGTCCGACTCAGGGTTCTTCACCTCGAGGATGTTGAGCTGAATCTGCTTGCCGGTGAGCTTCTCGAGAACGTCGCGCAGGCGCTCGGCCTCCGCACCCTTGCGGCCGATGACGATGCCCGGCCGGGCGGTGTGGATGTCGACGCGTACCTTGTCGCGGGTCCGCTCGATCTCGACCTTGGAGATGCCGGCACGCTCGAGGCCCTTGGACATCATCTTGCGGATCTTGACATCCTCAGCGATGTAGTCCTTGTAGAGCTTGTCCGCGTACCAGCGGGACTTCCACTCGGTCGAGATGCCGAGCCGGAACCCGTGCGGGTGAACCTTCTGACCCATTACTCGGTCTCCTCCTGCTCGGCAGCCTCGGCCTTGACCGCGGCGGCCTTCTTGGGCGTGGCCTTAGCGGCGGCGGCCTTCTTAGCGGAAGGACGCACCGCCGGCGCTACTGCCTCCACCTCGATGGTGATGTGGCAGGTGCGCTTGCGGATCCGGTAGGCCCGGCCCTGCGCGCGCGGCCGGAACCGCTTCATCGTCGGGCCCTCGTCGACGTAGGCAGCGCTGACGAGCAGCGCGTCCGGGTCGAGTCGCTCGTTGTTCTCGGCGTTCGCGATCGCGCTCGCCAGAACCTTGTAGACCTGCTCGCTCGCTGCTTGCGGCGCGAACTGCAGCACCGTCAGCGCCTCCTTCGCGGGCAGACCGCGGACGAGGTTCACCACACGGCGCGCCTTCATCGGCGCGATGCGCACGTGTCGCGCAACCGCCCGCGCGCCCGGCGCTGCCGGAGCGTCGCTCTTAGTTGGCATCGTGTTTCCCCTTGATCCTTATACGGTCCGCCGTCAGCGACGGCGACTCTTCCGGTCGTCCTTCTCGTGACCCTTGAACGTGCGGGTGAGGGCGAACTCGCCGAGCTTGTGCCCGACCATCGCCTCCGACACGAAGACGGGGACGTGCTTACGTCCGTCGTGCACCGCGATCGTGTGCCCGAGCATCTCGGGAATGATCGTGGAGCGCCGCGACCAGGTCTTGATGACGTTCTTGGAACCCTTGTCGTTCTGAACTTCCACCTTCTTGAGCAGGTGGTCGTCGATGAACGGGCCCTTCTTGAGGCTGCGAGGCATCTGCTATCTCCCTTAGCCGCGCTTGCGGGTTGCGTAGCGGCGGCGGACGATCATCTTGTCGCTCGCCTGGCCCTTCTTACGGGTACGGCCCTCGGGCTTACCCTTCGGGTTGACGGGGTGACGTCCACCGGACGTCTTACCCTCACCACCACCGTGCGGGTGGTCGACCGGGTTCATCGCGACACCGCGGACGGAGGGGCGCTTGCCCTTCCAGCGCATGCGACCGGCCTTGCCCCAGTTGATGTTGGACTGCTCGGCGTTGCCGATCTCGCCAACGGTCGCGCGGCAGCGGACGTCGACCTTGCGGATTTCGCCCGACGGCATACGCAGCGTGGCGTAGTCGTCCTCGCGGCCCAGGAGCTGGATGCCGACACCGGCAGCCCGCGCCATCTTCGCGCCACCGCCGGGACGAAGCTCCACGTTGTGGACCGTCGTACCGACCGGGATGTTGCGAAGCGGCAGGTTGTTGCCGGGCTTGATGTCCGCACCCGGACCCGACTCGACGCGGTCGCCCTGCTTCAGGTCCTTCGGCGCGAGGATGTAGCGCTTCTCGCCGTCGACGTAGTGCAGCAGCGCGATGCGCGCGGTGCGGTTCGGGTCGTACTCGATGTGCGCGACCTTGGCCGGCACGCCGTCCTTGTCGTTGCGCTTGAAGTCGATCAGACGGTACTGACGCTTGTGACCGCCGCCCTGGTGGCGAGTGGTGATCCGGCCGTGGACGTTACGTCCGCCCTTCTTCGGCAGCGGAACGACCAGCGACTTCTCCGGCGTCGACCGGGTGACCTCAGCGAAGTCGGCCACGCTGGAGCCACGACGGCCCGGCGTCGTCGGCTTGTATTTACGGATAGCCATTGTCTATACCCCTCAGCCTACCGGGCCGCCGAAGGCCTCGATGCGGTCGCCATCGGCGAGCTTCACCATCGCGCGCTTCGTTGCCTTACGCTGGCCCCAGCCGGTACGGGTGCGCTTACGCTTGCCCTCGCGGTTGAGCGTGTTCACCGTGAGCACCCGAACGTTGAAGATCTGCTGGATAGCGATCTTGATTTCGGTCTTGTTCGCGTCCGGGTGCACGAGGAACGTGTACCAGTTGCGGTTGAGTTCGCCGTAGCTCTTCTCGGAGACGACCGGGGCGACGATGACGTCACGCGGGTCGGCGACAGTCGTCACTTCGTTCCCTCCTCGGCGGGCACACCCAGGAACTCCTCGAGCGCGTCCTTGGTGAAGACCACGTAGTCCGCAACGAGCACGTCGTACGTGTTGAGCTGGCCGGCCTCGATCAGGTGAACCGTCGGCACGTTGCGCAGGCTCACCCAGTTGAGGTCGTCACCGGTGGACAGGACGACGAGCGCCTTGGTCACCTCGACGCCGAGCGTCTTCAGCGTGGTGAGCGCGGCCTTCGTCGACGGCTTGCCGTCCACGAGGAAGCTCTCGACCACGTGAATCCGGTTCTCGCGGGCCCGGTCGGAGAGGGCACCGCGCAGGGCGGCCGCCTTCATCTTCTTGGGGGTCCGCTGGGAGTAGTCGCGCGGGACGGGCCCGTGCACGACGCCACCACCGGTGAACTGCGGAGCGCGGATCGAGCCCTGACGGGCGCGGCCGGTCCCCTTCTGCTTGTACGGCTTCTTGCCGCCACCCGCGACCTCGCCGCGGGACTTGGCCTTGTGCGTACCCTGGCGGGCCGCGGCGAGCTGTGCCACGACGACCTGGTGCATGAGCGGGATGTTGGCCTGAACGTCGAAGATCTCCGCGGGCAGCTCGACAGAGCCGGCCTTGGTGCCCTCGATGCTGATCACGTCAACGGTGGTCACTTGACGCCACCCTTCTTCACCTGCGTCTTGGCAGCGGTGCGAACCAGCACCAGCGCACCCTTGGGGCCGGGGATGGCGCCCTTGACGAGCAGCAGGTTGTTCTCGATGTCGATCGCCTGGATCGTGAGGCCCTGCTGGGTGTAGCGAACGCCACCCATCCGGCCCGCCATGCGAACGCCCTTGAAGACGCGACCGGGGGTCGCGCAGGCGCCGATGGAACCGGGCGAACGGTGCTTGCGCTCGACACCGTGGCTGGCCTTGAGACCGTGGAAGCCGTGCCGCTTCATAACACCGGCGTAGCCCTTGCCCTTGGTCTTGCCTGTCACGTCGACGGTCTGACCGGCCGCGAAAGTCTCGACCGTCAGTTCCTGGCCGAGCTCGTAAGCGTCGGCGTCGATCGTACGCAGTTCGACGATGTGGCGACGGGGCGAGACGCCCGCCTTGGCGAAGTGGCCGCTGCGCGGCTTGTTCGCCTTGCGGGGGTCGATGGCGCCGTACGCCAGCTGGATCGCCGTGTAACCGTCCTTGGCAGCCGTGCGGACCTGAGTCACGACGTTGGGGCTGACTTCGACGACCGTCACCGGTACGACCTTGTTGTTGTCCCAGACCTGGGTCATGCCGAGCTTGGCGCCCAGGAGGCCCTTAACTTGCCTGTCCATGAGTGTCCGGTCCCTACAGCTTGATCTCGATGTCGACACCGGCCGGCAGGTCGAGTCGCATGAGCGAGTCCACCGTCTTGGGGGTCGGGTCGATGATGTCGATCAGACGCTTGTGCGTGCGCATCTCGAAGTGCTCGCGCGAGTCCTTGTACTTGTGCGGCGAGCGGATCACGCAGAAGCGATTGATCTCCGTTGGCAGCGGCACCGGGCCTGCGACCTGAGCGCCCGTACGAGTCACCGTCTCAACGATCTTGCGAGCCGAAGAGTCGACGACCTCGTGGTCGTAGGCCTTGAGCCGGATGCGGATCTTTTGTCCCGCCATGGTGGCTTCTGTTTCCTTCTCTCGTTGTGACCCTCGCCGGGTGTTCCGTGGCCGGCATATTCGCCGACACCGGCCGTCTGTGGCCCTGCCCTATTAAGTGGTCTGAGCTGGCCATTCCGGTCCCGGCCGGCATGGTCCTTCCGACCCCCGCGGTCGGGCGTGTCGCGCGGCGGGCCACACTACTTCCTTGTCGGAAGTGTTTGAACCGCCGGACATCACGTCCGAACTGCGGAGGTTGGGCGACCGTGAGGCTAACACCCAGTGGTGGTGGCCTCATGGCGCCCTACGCGCCGGCGGCCTATCACCACCCCCGTGGGGGCAGCCGTAGCCGACCATGCGCAACGCAACCTATTCATTATGCCGTACCAGGTGCGGCAATGTGAAATCGGGGTGGTCGTTCTCATAGCGAAGGGCACCCCGCCTGGGCGGGGTGCCCTTCACCGTACTACTTGAGGATCTTGACGACCCGGCCGGCGCCGACGGTGCGGCCACCCTCACGGATCGCGAACCGGAGACCTTCCTCCATGGCGATCGGCTGGATCAGCGCGACCGTCATCTCGGTGTTGTCGCCCGGCATGACCATCTCGGTGCCCTCAGCCAGCGTGACAACGCCGGTGACGTCCGTGGTCCGGAAGTAGAACTGCGGGCGGTAGTTCTGGAAGAACGGCGTGTGACGGCCGCCCTCCTCCTTCGAGAGGATGTAGACCGTCGCCTCGAAGTCCGTGTGCGGGGTGTTCGAGCCGGGCTTCACGACACACATGCCGCGCTCGACGTCCTCGCGCTTGGTGCCACGAAGCAGCAGGCCGACGTTCTCTCCGGCGCGCGCGTCCTCGAGGGTCTTGCGGAACATCTCGATCGCGGTGACCTTCGTCTTGAAGGACTTCTCCTTGATGCCGACGACCTCGACGTCTTCGTTCGGCAGGAGAATTCCACGCTCGACACGGCCGGTGACGACCGTTCCACGACCGGTGATCGTGAAGACGTCCTCGACGGGCATGAGGAACGGCTTCTCGGTCTCGCGCTCCGGCTGCGGGATCGACTCGTCGACGGCGGTCATGAGGCCGAGAAGGGCCTCGGACCACTTCTCGTCGCCCTCGAGCGCCTTGAGCGCCGACACGCGGACGACCGGCAGGTCGTCGCCCGGGAACTCGTAGGTGCTGAGCAGCTCGCGGACCTCGAGCTCGACGAGCTCCAGGAGCTCCTCGTCCTCCACCATGTCGCTCTTGTTCAGCGCGACGACGATGTAGGGAACGCCGACCTGGCGGGCCAGGAGCACGTGCTCCTTGGTCTGCGGCATCGGGCCGTCGGTCGCCGCGACCACGAGGATCGCGCCGTCCATCTGAGCGGCACCGGTGATCATGTTCTTGATGTAGTCGGCGTGACCGGGGCAGTCGACGTGCGCGTAGTGCCGCGACTCGGTCTGGTACTCGACGTGAGCGATCGAGATTGTGATACCGCGAGCCTTCTCCTCCGGCGCCTTGTCGATCTCATCGAAAGGCGTGTAGGGGTTCAGGTTCGGGAACTTGTCGTGCAGGACCTTAGTGATGGCCGCCGTCAGCGTCGTCTTACCGTGGTCAATGTGACCAATGGTGCCGATGTTGACGTGCGGCTTAGTCCGCTCGAACTTCGCCTTCGCCACTGGTTGTCCTCCTGTGGACTCTTGGTTCGTACGCCCGGCGGCGCCATCGGATGGCGCGTGGGACTTCTTCCGGCCTGGCTGGCCGGCGCTTTTTTCCTTGCCCGCGAGGGCAGGCCACCCCGGCACGAGCCGGGGCGGCCTCGGGGCGATTACTCGCCCGTCGCCTTCGCGATGATCTCCTTCGCCACGTTGGCCGGAACCTCCGCGTAGGAGTCGAACATCATGCTGTAGCTCGCCCGGCCCTGGGTCTTCGACCGCAGGTCGCCGACGTAGCCGAACATCTCCGACAGCGGCACCAGGGCCCGGACGAGGCGGGCTCCGCCGCGCTCCTCCATCGCCTGGATGATGCCGCGACGGGAGTTGAGGTCGCCGATGACGTCACCCATGTTCTCCTCAGGAGTGGTGACCTCAACAGCCATCATCGGCTCGAGGATCGCGGGGTCCGCCTTGCGAGCGGCCTCCTTGAACGCCATCGAACCGGCGATCTTGAACGCCATTTCGGACGAGTCGACCTCGTGGAACTTGCCGTCCAGCAGGATCAGCTTGACGCCGACCATCGGGTAGCCGGCGAGCACGCCGTACTGCATCGCGTCCTGGGCACCGGCGTCGATCGAAGGGATGAACTCCTTCGGGATGCGGCCGCCCTTGACGTCGTTGACGAACTCGTAGGTCGCCTCGGCGTTGAGCGGCAGCGGCTCCAGTCCGATGAGCACCGACGCGTACTGGCCCGAACCACCGGTCTGCTTCTTGTGCGTGTACTCGACCTTGTCCACCGCGCGGCGGATGGTCTCGCGGTACGCGACCTGCGGCTTGCCGACGTTGGCCTCGACGAAGAACTCGCGCTTCATCCGGTCGACCAGGATCTCCAGGTGGAGCTCGCCCATGCCGGAGATGACCGTCTGGCCCGTCTCCTCGTCCTGGCGGACCCGGAACGTCGGGTCCTCCTCGGCGAGCTTCTGGATCGCCGTACCCAGCTTCTCCTGGTCCGACTTGGTCTTCGGCTCGATCGCGACCGAGATGACCGGCTCCGGGAACGTCATCGACTCCAGGATGACCGGCGCAGCCGGGTCGCAGAGCGTGTCACCGGTGGTGGTCTGCTTGAGACCCTGCACCGCGATGATGTCGCCGGCGTGCGCCGAGGGGCGCTCCTCACGCTTGTTGGCGTGCATCTGGTAGATCTTGCCGATCCGCTCCTTGCGGTCCTTGGTGGAGTTGACCACCTGAGAACCGGACTCGAGCGTGCCGGAGTAGATGCGCACGTAGGTCAGCTTGCCGAGGTGCTTGTCCGTCTGGATCTTGAACGCGAGGCCCGAGAACGGCTCCTTGATGTCGGGGTGCCGGACAGCCGGGGTCTCCCCGTCCATCAGTGTGCCGTCGATGGCCGGCACGTCCAGCGGCGACGGCAGGAAGTCGACGACCGCGTCGAGCATCGGCTGAACGCCCTTGTTCTTGAAGGCGGAGCCGCAGACGACGGGGTTGTACTTGCCGGCGATGGTCGCCGTGCGGATCGAAGCCTTGAGCTCCTCGACCGTGAACTCGCCGCCCTCGAGGTAGCGCTCCATGATCGCGTCGTCAGCCTCGGCGATCGTCTCGAGCAGCTTCACCCGGTACTCCGCGGCCTGCTCGGCCAGCTCGGCGGGGATCTCCTCGACGGCGTAGTCCTCGCCCTTCTGGGTCTCGCCGCGCCAGGTCAGCGCGCGCATGCCCACCAGGTCGACGACGCCGATGTGGTCGCCCTCGAGCCCGATCGGGATCTGCAGCACCAGCGGCGTCGCGTTGAGGCGGGTGACCATCATGTCGACGCAGCGGAAGAAGTCCGCGCCGGTGCGGTCGAGCTTGTTGACGAAACACATGCGGGGCACGTTGTACTTGTCGGCCTGGCGCCAGACGTTCTCCGTCTGCGGCTCCACGCCCGCGACACCGTCGTAGACCGCGACAGCACCGTCGAGGACGCGCAGCGAGCGCTCCACCTCGACCGTGAAGTCGACGTGGCCCGGGGTGTCGATGATCTGGATGACGTGGCCCTTCCACTCACAGGTGGTGGCGGCAGAAGTGATCGTGATGCCACGCTCCTGCTCCTGCTCCATCCAGTCCATGACGGCAGCGCCCTCGTGGACCTCACCGATCTTGTGGGTGATGCCGGTGTAAAAGAGGATTCGCTCGGTCGTGGTCGTCTTCCCGGCATCGATGTGCGCCATGATGCCGATGTTGCGGACCTTGGCGAGCGCGTCTACGACGGCCACTTCGAGTTCCCTTCGGATGTGAGGCCGTAAGGCCTCGGAAGTCAAGGTCGCGGGGCCAGACCGGTTGGCCCGGCCCCGCGGAGAATTACCAGCGGTAGTGCGCGAAGGCCTTGTTGCTCTCGGCCATCTTGTGCGTGTCCTCGCGACGCTTCACAGCGGCACCGAGGCCGTTGCTCGCGTCGAGCAGCTCGTTCATGAGGCGCTCGACCATGGTCTTCTCACGACGGGCGCGCGAGTACTGAACCAGCCAGCGCAGACCCAGGGTGGTCTGGCGCGGCGTGCGCACCTCGACCGGCACCTGGTAGGTCGCGCCACCAACGCGGCGGCTGCGGACCTCGAGGGTCGGCTTGACGTTGTCCATCGCGCGCTTCAGCGTGACGACCGGGTCGGTGCCGGTCTTCTCACGGCAGCCCTCGAGGGCGCCGTAGACGATGCTCTCGGCGAGCTGGCGCTTGCCGGCCATCAGGATCTTGTTGACCAGCTGGGTGACCAGCGGGGAGTTGTAGACCGGGTCCGCGAGCAGCGGACGGCGGGGAGCTGGGCCTTTACGTGGCATTACTTCTTACCGTCCTTTACCAGCTTCGCGCCGTAACGGCTGCGCGCCTGCTTGCGGTTGCGGACGCCCTGGGTGTCCAGCGAACCACGGATGATCTTGTAACGCACACCCGGCAGGTCCTTCACACGACCGCCACGCACGAGCACGATCGAGTGCTCCTGCAGGTTGTGGCCGACACCGGGGATGTAAGCGGTGACCTCGATCTGGCTGCTCAGCTTCACGCGAGCGACCTTGCGGAGAGCCGAGTTCGGCTTCTTCGGAGTCGTCGTGTAGACGCGGGTGCAGACACCGCGGCGCTGAGGACTGCCCTTGAGTGCAGGCGTCTTGGTCTTGCTCGTCTTCGCCTGCCGGCCCTTGCGGACCAGCTGCTGAATGGTAGGCACTGGGTCTCGACGCTCCTATTTCATCTCCGCTAATAACCCTCGCGGGTTACGACGTATAAATTCGGCCGGGAGCCGCATGCTGCGACGATTCCGACCCCCGCGGTCGGGCGTGTCGCCCGGTTCGCGGGCCCAGGCGCGCGATTTCTCGCTCGCCGGGGTTGTCTTGTGCTCGCGCTGCGCGGCCCCAGTCATCGACCACCGGCCACCAGGACCGACTCGACGCATGCACGAGGGCCCAGGCATGCCCGGGCACGAGGGAAAAGACTACCTATCGAAGGCGCAGAGGTCAAAACGGGGGCCCGGAGGCGGATCCGCCTGACTCTGCACAATCTCTATGGGCTGTTCAGGACAACAGTCTACCCGGTCGATCCGGGCGGCTCACACGGGATTGGCCCTCGTGACCGTTCTCACTGCGTGGGAATTGCGAACGAGAGCAGCACGGCGCCCACCCCGGCGACGAGCGTGAAGAGCAGCCCGATCGAGGCGCAGATGAGACCGGCGGTCGCCAGTCCCCTGCCCGTCAGCCCGGCGGCGCGGCGCACCTGCCGCCGGCCCAGCACGCCGAGCACGATGCCGCCGATGCCGAGCAGGCCGGACAGGACGGCGAACGCCCCGCCCGCCCACGCGCCCCAGCCCGCCGAGCTCCCCGCCAGACCCAGGCAGGCGACGGCGAAACTGACCAGGATCGAGGCGATGCCGACGAGCAGCGAGCCCACCGCCATGCCGGACGGGACCGGCGTCGAGCTCGGGATCGCGACACCGAACTGCGACCCCGGCACGGGCTCCACCCGGGCCGGCGGCGCGTAGGCGACCGGTGGCGGGTAATACGGCGGCGGCGGGCCGGGCGTTTGCGTCACGCCTGGCACTCTAATATGGCGCCGCCTCCGGCGCCGCCGCCAGCTCTAGTTGATCGACGGCGGGAAGTCGTGCGCGGGTGCCGAGCCCATCCGGACCAGACCGATCACGACCGCGGTGACGATGGCCGCCGCGGCGAGGCCGAGGCCCACCCAGGCCAGCCGCTCCCCCGCCACGACCAGTCGGCCGCCCTGCCGCCAGCCCGCGCCCTCGCTCAGCTCCCGCCGCGCCTGCGCGCCGAGCACGAGAGCCACCGTGGCGGGCACCAGGCCACCGATGGTCACCCCGGTGACCACGGCCAGGACGCCCAGCCAGAAGGTGGCGGAGGCCTTGCTGTCGCGTACCGGATCGGGATCTTCGGGATGCCGCATGCCCCCTTAACGCGCGAGCGACCCCCGGGTTGTCCCGGGGGTCGCTCAGGTCACGCTCTTTCGACTGGTACGCCTACCGGTAGGCGCCGAAGTCGAAGTCGTCCAGCGGCACCGCGAGCCCGCTGGCCGGACCGAATCCGTAGTCCGTCTCGCCGTAGGCGGCGGTCATCGAGTAGACCTTCGCCTTCGCCTCCTCGGTCGGCTCCACCCGGATGTTGCGGTACTTGCTGATGCCGGTACCCGCCGGGATGAGCTTGCCGATGATGACGTTCTCCTTGAGACCGATGAGGCTGTCGCTCCGGGCGTTGATCGCCGCATCCGTGAGGACTCGGGTCGTCTCCTGGAAGGAGGCGGCCGAGAGCCACGACTCGGTGGCGAGCGACGCCTTCGTGATGCCCATCAGCACCGGACGACCGGCCGCGGGCTCGCCGCCCTCGGCGACGATGCGGCGGTTCTCCGACTCGAACTGCGCCCGGTCGACCAGGAGGCCCGGCAGGAACTCCGTGGCGCCCGAGTCGATGATCGTCACGCGCTTGAGCATCTGGCGAATGATGATCTCGATGTGCTTGTCGTGGATCATTACACCCTGCGACCGGTAGACGTCCTGGACCTCCTGCGTGAGGTGGACCTGGACGGCACGCGGGCCGAGCACGCGCAGCAGCTCGTGCGGGTCGATGGTGCCCTCGGTCAGCTTCTCGCCGACCTCGACGTGGGCACCGTCGTGCGCCCGGAGGCGGACGCGCTTGGAGATCTTGTCGTGGACGATCTCTTCGCTGCCGTCGTCCGGCACGATGATGATCTTCCGCGAACGCTCCGCGTCCTCGATCCGGATGCGTCCCGGGGTCTCCGCGATCGGCGCCTTGCCCTTGGGCACGCGCGCCTCGAAGATCTCCTGGACACGAGGCAGACCCTGCGTGATGTCCTCACCGGCGACACCGCCGGTGTGGAACGTCCGCATCGTCAGCTGCGTACCGGGCTCACCGATCGACTGGGCGGCGATGATGCCGACCGCCTCGCCGACGTCCACCGTCTTGCCGGTCGGCAGCGAGCGGCCGTAGCACGCCGCGCAGACGCCCAGCTTCGACTCGCAGGTGAGGACCGACCGCACCCGAACCGTCTCGACGCCGGCCTTGACCAGCGCGTCGACGATGATCGAGTTGAGGTCGGTGCCCCGGGCCGCGACGAGCTTGCCGGAGGGGTCCGAGTGGTCGTCGGCGAGGGTACGCGCGTGCGCACCCGACTCCGCGAACTCGTGCACCGTGAAGCCGCCGCCCTCGGCGGGGTCACCGATCCGGGTCGGGATCGCGCGGTCGGTGCCGCAGTCCTCCTCGCGGATGATGACGTCCTGCGAGACGTCGACCAGACGACGGGTCAGGTAACCCGAGTCGGCGGTACGCAGAGCGGTGTCGGCCAGACCCTTACGGGCACCGTGGGTCGAGATGAAGTACTCCAGCACCGACAGGCCCTCGCGGAACGAGGCCTTGATCGGACGCGGGATGATCTCGCCCTTGGGGTTGGCCACCAGACCGCGGATGGCGGAGATCTGGCGGAGCTGGAGCAGGTTGCCTCGGGCGCCGGAGTGGATCATGACCCACAGCGGGTTCTCCTGCGGCAGCGCCGTCTCCATCTCCTTGGCGACCTCGTTGGTCGCCTTGGTCCAGATCTCGATGAGCTCGCCGCGACGCTCCTCGGCGGTCATCAGACCACGCTGGTACTGCTTGTCGATCCGCTCGGCGTCCTTCTCGTACCGCTCAAGAATCATCTTCTTGCTCGGCGGCTGGACGACGTCCTCGATA
It contains:
- the rplV gene encoding 50S ribosomal protein L22, yielding MPTKSDAPAAPGARAVARHVRIAPMKARRVVNLVRGLPAKEALTVLQFAPQAASEQVYKVLASAIANAENNERLDPDALLVSAAYVDEGPTMKRFRPRAQGRAYRIRKRTCHITIEVEAVAPAVRPSAKKAAAAKATPKKAAAVKAEAAEQEETE
- the rpsS gene encoding 30S ribosomal protein S19: MPRSLKKGPFIDDHLLKKVEVQNDKGSKNVIKTWSRRSTIIPEMLGHTIAVHDGRKHVPVFVSEAMVGHKLGEFALTRTFKGHEKDDRKSRRR
- the rplB gene encoding 50S ribosomal protein L2; this encodes MAIRKYKPTTPGRRGSSVADFAEVTRSTPEKSLVVPLPKKGGRNVHGRITTRHQGGGHKRQYRLIDFKRNDKDGVPAKVAHIEYDPNRTARIALLHYVDGEKRYILAPKDLKQGDRVESGPGADIKPGNNLPLRNIPVGTTVHNVELRPGGGAKMARAAGVGIQLLGREDDYATLRMPSGEIRKVDVRCRATVGEIGNAEQSNINWGKAGRMRWKGKRPSVRGVAMNPVDHPHGGGEGKTSGGRHPVNPKGKPEGRTRKKGQASDKMIVRRRYATRKRG
- the rplW gene encoding 50S ribosomal protein L23 yields the protein MTTVADPRDVIVAPVVSEKSYGELNRNWYTFLVHPDANKTEIKIAIQQIFNVRVLTVNTLNREGKRKRTRTGWGQRKATKRAMVKLADGDRIEAFGGPVG
- the rplD gene encoding 50S ribosomal protein L4 yields the protein MTTVDVISIEGTKAGSVELPAEIFDVQANIPLMHQVVVAQLAAARQGTHKAKSRGEVAGGGKKPYKQKGTGRARQGSIRAPQFTGGGVVHGPVPRDYSQRTPKKMKAAALRGALSDRARENRIHVVESFLVDGKPSTKAALTTLKTLGVEVTKALVVLSTGDDLNWVSLRNVPTVHLIEAGQLNTYDVLVADYVVFTKDALEEFLGVPAEEGTK
- the rplC gene encoding 50S ribosomal protein L3 — encoded protein: MDRQVKGLLGAKLGMTQVWDNNKVVPVTVVEVSPNVVTQVRTAAKDGYTAIQLAYGAIDPRKANKPRSGHFAKAGVSPRRHIVELRTIDADAYELGQELTVETFAAGQTVDVTGKTKGKGYAGVMKRHGFHGLKASHGVERKHRSPGSIGACATPGRVFKGVRMAGRMGGVRYTQQGLTIQAIDIENNLLLVKGAIPGPKGALVLVRTAAKTQVKKGGVK
- the rpsJ gene encoding 30S ribosomal protein S10, which produces MAGQKIRIRLKAYDHEVVDSSARKIVETVTRTGAQVAGPVPLPTEINRFCVIRSPHKYKDSREHFEMRTHKRLIDIIDPTPKTVDSLMRLDLPAGVDIEIKL
- the tuf gene encoding elongation factor Tu, with the protein product MAKAKFERTKPHVNIGTIGHIDHGKTTLTAAITKVLHDKFPNLNPYTPFDEIDKAPEEKARGITISIAHVEYQTESRHYAHVDCPGHADYIKNMITGAAQMDGAILVVAATDGPMPQTKEHVLLARQVGVPYIVVALNKSDMVEDEELLELVELEVRELLSTYEFPGDDLPVVRVSALKALEGDEKWSEALLGLMTAVDESIPQPERETEKPFLMPVEDVFTITGRGTVVTGRVERGILLPNEDVEVVGIKEKSFKTKVTAIEMFRKTLEDARAGENVGLLLRGTKREDVERGMCVVKPGSNTPHTDFEATVYILSKEEGGRHTPFFQNYRPQFYFRTTDVTGVVTLAEGTEMVMPGDNTEMTVALIQPIAMEEGLRFAIREGGRTVGAGRVVKILK
- the fusA gene encoding elongation factor G, whose protein sequence is MAVVDALAKVRNIGIMAHIDAGKTTTTERILFYTGITHKIGEVHEGAAVMDWMEQEQERGITITSAATTCEWKGHVIQIIDTPGHVDFTVEVERSLRVLDGAVAVYDGVAGVEPQTENVWRQADKYNVPRMCFVNKLDRTGADFFRCVDMMVTRLNATPLVLQIPIGLEGDHIGVVDLVGMRALTWRGETQKGEDYAVEEIPAELAEQAAEYRVKLLETIAEADDAIMERYLEGGEFTVEELKASIRTATIAGKYNPVVCGSAFKNKGVQPMLDAVVDFLPSPLDVPAIDGTLMDGETPAVRHPDIKEPFSGLAFKIQTDKHLGKLTYVRIYSGTLESGSQVVNSTKDRKERIGKIYQMHANKREERPSAHAGDIIAVQGLKQTTTGDTLCDPAAPVILESMTFPEPVISVAIEPKTKSDQEKLGTAIQKLAEEDPTFRVRQDEETGQTVISGMGELHLEILVDRMKREFFVEANVGKPQVAYRETIRRAVDKVEYTHKKQTGGSGQYASVLIGLEPLPLNAEATYEFVNDVKGGRIPKEFIPSIDAGAQDAMQYGVLAGYPMVGVKLILLDGKFHEVDSSEMAFKIAGSMAFKEAARKADPAILEPMMAVEVTTPEENMGDVIGDLNSRRGIIQAMEERGGARLVRALVPLSEMFGYVGDLRSKTQGRASYSMMFDSYAEVPANVAKEIIAKATGE
- the rpsG gene encoding 30S ribosomal protein S7 codes for the protein MPRKGPAPRRPLLADPVYNSPLVTQLVNKILMAGKRQLAESIVYGALEGCREKTGTDPVVTLKRAMDNVKPTLEVRSRRVGGATYQVPVEVRTPRQTTLGLRWLVQYSRARREKTMVERLMNELLDASNGLGAAVKRREDTHKMAESNKAFAHYRW
- the rpsL gene encoding 30S ribosomal protein S12, with the translated sequence MPTIQQLVRKGRQAKTSKTKTPALKGSPQRRGVCTRVYTTTPKKPNSALRKVARVKLSSQIEVTAYIPGVGHNLQEHSIVLVRGGRVKDLPGVRYKIIRGSLDTQGVRNRKQARSRYGAKLVKDGKK